In the genome of Mytilus edulis chromosome 3, xbMytEdul2.2, whole genome shotgun sequence, one region contains:
- the LOC139515122 gene encoding uncharacterized protein B0403.1-like, translating to MPTYDLETVECEKDLGVNIDSKLKFDKHIQTQVNKVNQLVGLIRRSFKYLDYKSFCLLFKSLAGPHLAYASSVWSPYKKKDIDSVENVQRRVTKMLRNLKDLSYEDRLKHLKLPTLRYRRL from the coding sequence ATGCCAACATATGATCTAGAAACTGTGGAATGTGAGAAAGATTTAGGTGTAAACATAGATTCTAAGCTTAAATTTGACAAGCATATACAAACACAGGTTAACAAAGTCAACCAACTAGTAGGACTAATCCGAAGGTCATTTAAGTACTTAGACTACAAGAGTTTCTGTTTACTATTCAAATCACTAGCTGGACCCCATCTTGCGTATGCCAGCAGTGTTTGGAGTCCTTATAAGAAAAAGGATATTGACTCAGTTGAAAACGTACAAAGACGGGTTACAAAAATGCTTCGAAACTTGAAAGATCTATCATACGAAGACAGATTAAAACATCTGAAATTACCAACACTTAGATATCGTAGACTATGA